The nucleotide window GGAATATCTTCAAGGGCCTGATACACTTTTTTGCCTTCTATCTCTTTGTGTTTTGGTGCAACCGGTATGGGGGTATGGTTATATTCAATCAACATTCGGATGGCTTTGTTTGAATATCTGTCCTGGTTTGGACTGGCACCAATGACTGCAACATTTTCCATGTCAAAGTTCCTTGTTTCGGGTTATATTTTTATCGCAGGTATCATCATTACACATTGTTTGAGGAGTTTCAACTTGATAAAATGAAAATTTGGTCTTAACTTGAAGGAAAAAGAATGCTTATGATTGAATTTTGTCCGATTAACGGCCAAGGCAGATTGAGCTGCCACAATAAAAAACGAAAGAATTTTGATTCCAAGCGGTTATAAGTTCTTTTATATTAAGATTTTGTTTGAGGTGATACAAATAATATTATGGGGTTATTTAATTTAGTTTCAGATTTTTCTCCCACAGGCGATCAGCCGGGTGCCATTGAATATCTTTCAAAGGGTGTTTTGAATAATGAAAAGCATCAGGTATTGTTAGGGGTGACCGGTTCCGGCAAGACATTTACCATGGCAAATATTATCGCAAGTGTTGAAAAACCAAGCCTGATTATCGCCCCCAACAAAACCCTGGCAGCCCAGTTGTATAACGAATTCAAGGGGCTTTTCCCGGATAATTGTGTGGAATATTTTGTTTCCTATTATGACTATTATCAGCCGGAAGCTTATCTTCCTTCCAGCGATACCTATATTCAGAAGGATTCATCCATCAATGAGGTTATAGACAAAATGCGGCATTCTGCCACACGATCGGTGCTTGCCAGAAAAGACGTGATTGTGGTGGCCAGCGTATCCTGCATTTACGGCCTTGGAGCGCCCGAGGATTACCTGGCTTTAAGGATTACACTGGATGTTGATCAGGAAATTTCACGGGAAAAGGTATTGGAGGAATTTGTTAATATCCAGTATACCCGCAATGATACCGATTTTCATCGCGGGGTGTTCAGGGTCAGGGGAGACAGGGTTGAAATTTTTCCCGCTTATGAAGAAGAAAAAGCAGTGCGGATTGATTTTTTCGGGGATACAATTGAAGGCATTTGTGAAATTGATCCCTTAAAAGGAGATGTACTCAAGCGTTTTGACCAGATGGTTATTTATCCGGCCTCCCATTATGTCACCAAGCAGCAGACGCGTCAAAGGGCCATGAAAGGCATTGTTGAAGAGTTGAAAATGAGGCTTGAGTATTTTTACAGTAACAACAAGCTTGTGGAAGCCCAGCGCCTTGATGAAAGAACCCGGTATGATCTGGAAATGCTCAATGAAATAGGCTATTGCAACGGAATTGAAAATTATTCCAGGCACCTGACCGGGCGTAAATCAGGAGAGCCGCCGCCAACACTTCTGGATTATATGGATGAGGACTTTTTGCTTTTTTTTGATGAAAGCCATATCTCTGTTTCACAGTTAGGTGCCATGTACAAGGCTGACCGGTCAAGAAAAACAACCCTTGTGGAACACGGATTTCGCCTGCCGTCAGCCATAGACAACCGTCCACTTAAATTTGAAGAATTCAGACAAAAAAGTCCCCAGGTGATTTATGTGTCTGCCACACCTGCAGACTATGAGATGGAAAAGGCAATGGGAATGGTGGCCGAACAGATTGTACGGCCAACAGGACTGCTTGACCCTGAGGTTGAAATCAGGGATGCTGAAACTCAGGTGGATGATCTTTATGAAGAGATCATGAAACGTGTTGAAGCCGAAGAACGGGTTCTTGTAACCACTTTGACCAAGAGAATGGCGGAAGATCTGACCGATTATTATGCAGATCTGGGGATAAAGGTAAAGTATCTTCATTCAGATATCGCTACAATGGAACGAATTGATATCATACAGGATCTTCGCAGAGGATTGTTTGATGTGCTTATAGGAATCAATCTTCTCAGGGAGGGGCTTGATATCCCGGAAGTCACACTTGTGGCCATACTTGATGCGGACAAAGAAGGCTTTTTAAGGTCTTACAGGTCCTTTATCCAGATTTTCGGACGGGCTGCCAGAAATGTTTACGGAAGGGTTATCATGTATGCCCAAAAAAAGACCGCGTCCATGAACAGAGCCATTTCAGAGACCCGGCGGCGGCAAAAAATTCAAAAAGCATATAACGAAAAGCACCATATTGTGCCCACAACCATCAAAAAACAACTAAATTCAGCTGATTATTCTGCCAGGGCCAGGGTGACTGTTCTTGAAGGGTCTGTAAACGAAGACATTAAAGCATATGAGGCAGGAGAATTGAATTTGGAGGATATTGTCAAAGATCTGGAATATAAAATGAAACTGGCGGCTGAAAACCTTGAGTTTGAAAAAGCTGCAGAGTACAGGGATAAAATCAAGGAATTGATGGAGATACAACGATTTTAAATTCCATGACATCTGCAATACTGGAAAAATACCGGCAAGCCCCTCATCTACCCGGCGTTTATCTTATGAAGGATGTCAAGGGTAAAATTATTTATGTGGGCAAGGCCAAGGATCTGAAAAAGCGGCTGTCATCGTATTTTGTAAAAAAAAATAATCATGATGCAAAAACAATGGCACTTCTTGAAATGATCAAGGATTTTGAAATTATTATCACCTCTTCGGATCATGAAGCTTTTATCCTTGAATCAAACCTGATCAAAGAATACAATCCAAAATATAATGTGATTCTCAAGGATGGGAAAAATTATCCATTGCTTTGCATTAACATGAATGAGATGTATCCGGCCATTCAAAAGGTCAGAAAAATAAAGGATGACAAGGCTTTGTATTTTGGTCCTTATTCATCCGGTCGCAGCGTGAACAAGACTCTGAATCAGATTCAAAAAATATTTAAGCTTAGAAAATGCAGAAACACCCAGTTTAAAAACCGGTCCCGGCCTTGCCTTAATTTTCAGATCAAGGCCTGCTTAGGGGTTTGCTGTAATGATATTTCTTCTGTGGAATATAAAAAACATGTGTGGGATGCAATCCTTTTTTTAAAGGGAAGATCAAAGCAGGTGGTAAAAAAACTCAAAAAGCGTATGATAGAGCATTCTGCATCCCTGGAGTATGAAAAAGCAGCACAGATAAGGGACTCTATCATTGCCATTGAAAACATCATGGAAAAACAGGTGGTGGTAAGCCCTGACATGCAAGATCGTGATGTACTTGCCTTTGCTGCAGCCAGGGGCAGGGCGGTTATAACCGTAATGCAGGTTAGATCAGGGCTTTTGATTGATAACGCCCATTATCCTTTTGACCTGGGGTTTAAAGAGCCCCATGAGATATTGTCCGCATTTATGGTGCAATATTATAGAAATACTGGTTTTTTACCATCGTTTATCCTGTTGAATCAGGCTATTGAAAACAAGGCTTTGCTGGAGGACAGGTTTTCTGAAAAAAAAGGGAAAAAGGTGGGCATCCATGTCCCTGTTAGGGGGGAGAAAAAAAAGCTGGTTGAGATGGCCTTTGTCAATGCATCCGGAGAACTTGAAAAAAGATTGCTCAAGGAAGAAGAAGAAAGGGCCTCCATTTCCATGCTCAAGGAACTTTTGGGAATGGAAAAACTGCCTTCAAGAATTGAATGTTTTGATAATTCCAATCTTTCCGGGCAGGACCCTGTGTCTTCCATGGTTGTGTTTAAAGACGGAAGAGCCTTTAAAGACGGGTATCGAAAATTTATTATCCGGGATTTGGATTTTCAGGATGACTATGCATATATGTTCCAGGTTTTAAAACGGCGGTTTTCACATGATCCTTCTCAAATGCCTTACCCTGACCTTTTAGTGGTTGACGGGGGCAAAGGTCAGCTTTCAATGGCATTGGCCGTCATAAAAGAATTGAATATTGAAAATAAATTTATGGTGGCAGGGCTTGCAAAAAAGAATGCACAAAAAGGTGAGGCATTTGATAAGATTTATATTCCGGGGCGATCCAACCCATTAAATACCAGTCAGGCTAAAAAAGCACTGTATCTGCTGCAGCAGGTCAGGGACGAAGCCCACAGAGTTGCCATTACGTTCCAGAGAAACCGTCGTGAAAAACGGGCAGGACTGTCCGTTCTTGACGGTATCCCCGGCATAGGGCCTAAGAAAAAGAAGGTTTTGCTGAACCATTTCAAGGGGCTTGTTCGGATGAAGGCAGCTACTGTTGATGAGATTGCCGCACTTCCCGGAATGAATAAATCCCTGGCGGAAAACCTTATACATGCGCTTAATCAAAACAACTGAAGCAAGTATCCGGCAATCTCGCCATAAATACCGTGTTTGTTAAAAAAAACAACTTTCATTGTTTTTTTTAACTTTACACTTTGACCGGTAACGTATAGTACAGAATGCAAGAAAGAAAAATAAGTCTTCAGGAGAATAAAAATGACAGATCCGATTGATGATAATGCCAATGATAATAAGGGTGATAACACCGATGAAATGAGCTTTGCCGAACTTTTTGAATCATATGATACAAAAATAGGCCGTGAGCTGAGTCAGGGAGATATGGTTGAAGGAGAGATCATTTCCATTGGCAGCACAAATGTCTATGTTGATACTGGAACCAAAAGTGATGGTGTTGTGGCAAAAATTGAACTTTTGGATGAAAATGGAGAATTTGTATATAAAGCCGGTGACAAGCTAAAGCTTTATGTGGTCTCATTAAGTGAGAGTGAAGTCATATTGTCCAAGGCGCTTTCAGGTGCCGGTAAAGCCGCTATGCTTCAGGACGCATCCCAGGACGGAACTCCTGTGGAAGGAAAGGTTACCGAGGTTATTAAAGGTGGTTTCAGTGT belongs to Desulfobacula toluolica Tol2 and includes:
- the uvrB gene encoding excinuclease ABC subunit UvrB, which encodes MGLFNLVSDFSPTGDQPGAIEYLSKGVLNNEKHQVLLGVTGSGKTFTMANIIASVEKPSLIIAPNKTLAAQLYNEFKGLFPDNCVEYFVSYYDYYQPEAYLPSSDTYIQKDSSINEVIDKMRHSATRSVLARKDVIVVASVSCIYGLGAPEDYLALRITLDVDQEISREKVLEEFVNIQYTRNDTDFHRGVFRVRGDRVEIFPAYEEEKAVRIDFFGDTIEGICEIDPLKGDVLKRFDQMVIYPASHYVTKQQTRQRAMKGIVEELKMRLEYFYSNNKLVEAQRLDERTRYDLEMLNEIGYCNGIENYSRHLTGRKSGEPPPTLLDYMDEDFLLFFDESHISVSQLGAMYKADRSRKTTLVEHGFRLPSAIDNRPLKFEEFRQKSPQVIYVSATPADYEMEKAMGMVAEQIVRPTGLLDPEVEIRDAETQVDDLYEEIMKRVEAEERVLVTTLTKRMAEDLTDYYADLGIKVKYLHSDIATMERIDIIQDLRRGLFDVLIGINLLREGLDIPEVTLVAILDADKEGFLRSYRSFIQIFGRAARNVYGRVIMYAQKKTASMNRAISETRRRQKIQKAYNEKHHIVPTTIKKQLNSADYSARARVTVLEGSVNEDIKAYEAGELNLEDIVKDLEYKMKLAAENLEFEKAAEYRDKIKELMEIQRF
- the uvrC gene encoding excinuclease ABC subunit UvrC; amino-acid sequence: MTSAILEKYRQAPHLPGVYLMKDVKGKIIYVGKAKDLKKRLSSYFVKKNNHDAKTMALLEMIKDFEIIITSSDHEAFILESNLIKEYNPKYNVILKDGKNYPLLCINMNEMYPAIQKVRKIKDDKALYFGPYSSGRSVNKTLNQIQKIFKLRKCRNTQFKNRSRPCLNFQIKACLGVCCNDISSVEYKKHVWDAILFLKGRSKQVVKKLKKRMIEHSASLEYEKAAQIRDSIIAIENIMEKQVVVSPDMQDRDVLAFAAARGRAVITVMQVRSGLLIDNAHYPFDLGFKEPHEILSAFMVQYYRNTGFLPSFILLNQAIENKALLEDRFSEKKGKKVGIHVPVRGEKKKLVEMAFVNASGELEKRLLKEEEERASISMLKELLGMEKLPSRIECFDNSNLSGQDPVSSMVVFKDGRAFKDGYRKFIIRDLDFQDDYAYMFQVLKRRFSHDPSQMPYPDLLVVDGGKGQLSMALAVIKELNIENKFMVAGLAKKNAQKGEAFDKIYIPGRSNPLNTSQAKKALYLLQQVRDEAHRVAITFQRNRREKRAGLSVLDGIPGIGPKKKKVLLNHFKGLVRMKAATVDEIAALPGMNKSLAENLIHALNQNN